One Solanum lycopersicum chromosome 4, SLM_r2.1 DNA window includes the following coding sequences:
- the LOC101260529 gene encoding uncharacterized protein has translation MSVQEKRRRRGRRIEDVIQAWTIMLMFTQLCVSSTIAHSSDAISRKLGFFHGVTTHTTATATEKREEDGEVTQRSPIRVHRKRQNTGDLNGVRERSFWSQTGRSAPSPEKRRSPASSKGVQGRGMPQQRRNVGPSNGPRRGPNENEVRRSNSPAKRGPVDACRNVRNRSPAVREAEKPGNQSPARNAENEGSSSKTEKPKEEVSPVTGESLENPLVLMECFIFRFDDKNILSHQT, from the exons ATGTCAGTTCAAGAGAAAAGAAGACGAAGAGGAAGAAGAATCGAAGATGTTATTCAAGCATGGACTATAATGTTGATGTTTACACAGTTATGTGTATCGTCAACGATCGCTCATTCTTCGGATGCTATATCAAGAAAACTCGGGTTTTTTCACGGAGTTACTACA CACACGACGGCGACGGCGACGGAGAAGAGagaggaagatggggaagtgaCACAGAGGTCACCGATTAGAGTACATAGGAAGAGGCAAAACACTGGAGATCTCAATGGAGTTAGAGAGAGAAGTTTTTGGTCTCAGACGGGAAGATCGGCGCCGTCTCCGGAGAAAAGAAGGTCGCCGGCTTCGTCAAAGGGAGTACAGGGGAGGGGAATGCCGCAACAAAGGCGTAATGTGGGACCCTCAAATGGGCCCCGACGCGGTCCCAACGAAAATGAGGTTCGGCGGTCAAATTCTCCGGCGAAACGTGGACCGGTGGATGCATGTCGGAATGTGAGAAATAGAAGTCCGGCGGTGCGTGAAGCAGAAAAACCTGGTAATCAATCGCCGGCGAGAAACGCCGAGAATGAGGGAAGTAGTAGTAAAACTGAAAAACCCAAAGAAGAAGTTTCGCCGGTAACTGGCGAATCACTTGAAAATCCTCTGGTTTTAATGGAATGCTTCATTTTTAGGTTTGATGACAAAAACATATTAAGTCATCAAAcctaa